From the Planctomycetaceae bacterium genome, the window AGACTCTTTCGACGCAGCAACCAAGCGGCGTAACAACGCCAAGCCCTGTCACTACAACTCTACGTCGTGACATGATGGTGTTCGCCGCGGTTCAGGAGGACTGACAGAGAATGGACATGCACATCAAATCAGACTGGGTACGAGGTCAAATCAACATCTGCCGGGAGAGACTCAACAAAAAAGGCGAATGCCGCGCCGTCAAAACACGGTCACAGCGACATCCGCCTGTCTTCTGGTATCTATCGATCTGACCAGAGCAAACCGCTTACGATTTGCCTTCGATGTAGGTGATTGCGTCACCGACGGTCTTAATTTTGTCGTAGTCTTCGTCCGGAATCTTGACGTCAAATTCGTCTTCCAGAGCCATCACCAGTTCGACGATGTCCAGCGAATCAGCCTTCAGATCGTCAACGAATGAGCTGGGGCGGACGATTTCTTCTTTGGGAACGTTCAGCTGATCGCTGACGATATCGATGACTTTTTCTTCAATAGACACTGATCACTTCCTCCATCCCGAACGCCTGTTTCGATGCCATCATCGGGGCAATAATCGGGGGCAAATAGATGCTTGCAGTCATTAACAACTGTGACTGCAACGGCAACGCCTTTGCTAAGCCACGAATTGAGCGGAAGATATATCGGGTTTGCGAAATGATGTAAACCCGATCATTCACACCCCGGTCTCCAATTCCAAATCTCAGCAGGAGAGGACGTTTGGAGCCCGGAGGCAAAGTCCTGCCCGTCAGATTCCAGCGGTGTCGTCAAACGAATCATTGACCGTGTTACAGGCAGTCTTCCGGCTGATGCGCTTCAGCAGCCCCTTAAGCACTTTGCCCGGGCCAACTTCGTAAAAGTCTGAACAACCTTCCGCCAGCAGGTAATTCATCGAATCTTCCCAGCGAACAGGGTTGATAACCTGCTGCACCAGCAGTTGCCGAATTTCCTCCGGGTCCGAATGCGGCCGGGCATCGACATTCGATATCACAGGAATGCGTGGCGATGAAATGCGAACCCCAGCAAGCGCGTCGGCCAGTGACTGGTCAGCGGGACTCATAATCTCGGTATGAAAAGCACCGGCCACGGCCAGAGGAATCGCTCGGCCTCCAGCCTCCCCTGCGAGCTCGGCAGCCCGTTCGCAACCAGCCTTTTCACCGCTGACAACCAGATTACCAGGACACAGATAATTCGCGATCCGAACCCGGCCCGTTTCAGAAGCCTGCTCGCAGATTTCCTCCACCTTTTCGCGATCCAGCAGGAGAATACTCACCATGCCGGAAGGCGTTGCCTCTGCGGCCGCCTGCATCGCCTGACCGCGTCGCTGGACCACTCGAAGTCCATCTTCGAATGACATCGCATCGGCAAACACCAGGGCGGTGTATTCTCCCAGACTCAAGCCGGCGGTCATTTCGCAGCTTTCGGCCACACCAGGACTGTCGGTCCTCAACTTTTCCAGAGCCGCCAGGCTGGTCACAAAGAGTGCCGGCTGACTGATATCCGTCGAATCCAGTTTCTCGGCAGGGCCATCGAAGCATAACCGGGCAAGATCGAAGCCCAGAATTTGCCCGGCCTGTTCGTACATTTCCCGGACCCGCGGGTACTGTTCGGCCATTCGGCGTCCCATGCCCACGTGCTGTGCCCCCTGGCCCGGAAAAAGAAGTGCGGTGCGAGACATCACAAATCACCTTTCAATGAACGGGTTACCGCAGGCAGTTGCTGGCCGACTAAATGGCGGTTGGCAGATCCGTGGCCGGATTCAAATGAGGCCCGTAGAGATCAGGCCTGATCAGATTTCAAAGGATGGGCCGCTATATGATCCATGATCTGAGCGTTGATATGATTCTCGTTGATCTGCGTCGCCATCTTCAGAGCGTTGCTGATCGAATCGCCATCACTGGACCCGTGACAAATGATGCAGACCCCATCAATGCCAAGCAAAGGCGCGCCGCCGGATTCCTGATACCGAAACTGTTGCGTCAGTTCGCTGAGCGTTCTGGCGGCAAGGTCGCGTTCCGTGGTCAACGTCTTCAAAAGCGCGCCGCCAACAGTCCGCAACAGAAACTCAGCCATCCCTTCGCTGACCTTCAAGACCACGTTGCCTACGAAACCCTCACAGATCAGCACATCGGCCTCACCATGGTAAAGGCCTCGACCTTCTACGTTCCCCACGTAAAGATGACGCAAAGGAGAACTGCACAGGAAGGAGTGCGTTTCACGGTAAAGTTCGTTTCCTTTGCCGTCTTCGCTTCCAATATTCATCAGACCAACGCGCGGCGACGCTATCCCCAGCATTTCCCGGGCATAAATCGAACCCATCATGCCGTACTGATACAGATGTTCCGGCCTGGCAGCCGGGTTAGCACCGACATCCATCAGCACACAGGGCCCGCTCAACGTTGGCAGCGTGACGGCGATGCCGGGGCGTTTGATTCCTTTCAGGAACAGACGGGTTCTCAGCCCGGCAGCGACAACTGCCCCCGTGTTTCCGGCACTGACAACGGCATCGGCATCCCCGGAGGCCATCAATTGCCAGCATCTTGCGATGGAGCAATTCGGTTTTTCCCGGAGCGCGACGGTCGGCTTTTCCTCCATCCCGACGACGCCCTCAGATTCTACGATTTTCACAGAATCGGGTACGCCACCAGCGGATGCAATCTCCTGCTCCAGGGGCGCGCGATCGCCCACCAGAAGGATCTCAAGACCTGGGATCTTTCCAACAGCGTCAATCGCACCAATGATGTTGGGAGCCGGGGCGAAGTCGCCCCCCATCGCATCCAACGCGATTCGCATGAATTCTAATCCTCAGCGTCCTCAACCATGGTTCGGCCCTGGTAGTAGCCGCAGGTTGGGCACACAACATGAGTCGGAACCATGGTTGCACACTGTGGACATTTCGCCAACTGCCGCGGTTTTACTGCGTTGTGGCTGTTTCGCTTACGCGATCGTGACTTTGACTGCCTTCTCTTGGGAACGGCCATGACTGCCTCACCAGATCTGATTTACTTGTTAACCAACCAGCCTTCATTCGCCAGACGACTGTCATCGTAGCAAACGTCGAAAACACACAATCGTCCGTCGACCGACTTCCTCATCAGAATCACAGCTTTCGACCTCTCACTTTCCACCAGAAAGAAAAAAGTCGCAGACACCGACAAGTTTAGTTGACAAATGTGCATCTACCCCGCGCGGGAAGCGGGAATCGTGCCAAACGGCGTGTGTTATGTCAAGGACGAGTCTCTGAATCGGCCGCGGATCACCCATTCCAGGAGACTCAGGACGTGCAAGTGCCGACTAAAGGGTGTATAGTCACCCTGCGTTCACGAATCTGGTCTCCGCCAGGAATCCGGCCCCGGTCAGGAATCTGGTTTCACCGGTAAAGTGCCGCGCCCGCCGATCTCTCCCACCATAGCGTTCGCCTTTTGGCAGTTGCTGGCCCATCCCTCAACTGCAGGCAAGGGTGTCTGCCCGATGAAGCCAAACCCAGCCATCATCTCATCACTCCGTGCCGCGGTCGTCATTGCGATGTCCTGTGTGGCAGTTCAACCATCTTTCGGGGCAGAGACTCCGTCGCTCCAGAATCCGCCTGCTGAAACGGTCGATTTTGAGAATGAAGTGGTGCCGATACTGACGCGATTCGGATGCAATAGCGGCCCCTGCCATGGAAAGTCGCGAGGCCAGGGAGGATTGCAGCTTTCGCTTCTGGGTTTCGATCCTCAATTCGATTTTGACGCCATTGTAAAAGAAGGGCGAGGGCGTCGTATCTTTGCGGCGTCGCCAGCTTCCAGCTTGTTTCTGCAAAAGCCAACAGGGGAAGTTCCCCACGGTGGTGGCCGGCGACTGGATCGTTCCGGCAAAGAGCACGAGGTACTGGTCAACTGGATTCGGCAGGGCATGCCCCGCAGGGCTCCCGACGCACCGACGCTCGAAAGAGTTACGGTCTCTCCCGAGTCCGTCGTCCTGAAGAACGGCGAAACCGGCACACTGACCGTCA encodes:
- the acpP gene encoding acyl carrier protein, producing MSIEEKVIDIVSDQLNVPKEEIVRPSSFVDDLKADSLDIVELVMALEDEFDVKIPDEDYDKIKTVGDAITYIEGKS
- the fabD gene encoding ACP S-malonyltransferase — encoded protein: MSRTALLFPGQGAQHVGMGRRMAEQYPRVREMYEQAGQILGFDLARLCFDGPAEKLDSTDISQPALFVTSLAALEKLRTDSPGVAESCEMTAGLSLGEYTALVFADAMSFEDGLRVVQRRGQAMQAAAEATPSGMVSILLLDREKVEEICEQASETGRVRIANYLCPGNLVVSGEKAGCERAAELAGEAGGRAIPLAVAGAFHTEIMSPADQSLADALAGVRISSPRIPVISNVDARPHSDPEEIRQLLVQQVINPVRWEDSMNYLLAEGCSDFYEVGPGKVLKGLLKRISRKTACNTVNDSFDDTAGI
- the plsX gene encoding phosphate acyltransferase PlsX, whose product is MRIALDAMGGDFAPAPNIIGAIDAVGKIPGLEILLVGDRAPLEQEIASAGGVPDSVKIVESEGVVGMEEKPTVALREKPNCSIARCWQLMASGDADAVVSAGNTGAVVAAGLRTRLFLKGIKRPGIAVTLPTLSGPCVLMDVGANPAARPEHLYQYGMMGSIYAREMLGIASPRVGLMNIGSEDGKGNELYRETHSFLCSSPLRHLYVGNVEGRGLYHGEADVLICEGFVGNVVLKVSEGMAEFLLRTVGGALLKTLTTERDLAARTLSELTQQFRYQESGGAPLLGIDGVCIICHGSSDGDSISNALKMATQINENHINAQIMDHIAAHPLKSDQA
- the rpmF gene encoding 50S ribosomal protein L32; this encodes MAVPKRRQSKSRSRKRNSHNAVKPRQLAKCPQCATMVPTHVVCPTCGYYQGRTMVEDAED